The following coding sequences are from one Streptobacillus felis window:
- the galU gene encoding UTP--glucose-1-phosphate uridylyltransferase GalU, with product MKIRKAIIPAAGLGTRVLPATKAQPKEMLSIVDKPALQYLVEELIESGIQEILIITGRNKQSIENHFDYSYELEAILKEKGKEKLFNEVQNISKMVNMYYVRQKLPLGLGHAISCAESFVANEPFLILLGDDIIYTNKEKGEIPVSKQLINVYEKNGGGSIIGVQKVPKKDLNKYGIIKQGKKIDENTYEIDDFVEKPCIENAPSQYAALGRYILEPEIFKYLKEEAPVDYEIQLTPAILKMAKNKDSKLYSYEFEGLRYDTGDKFGMFKANVEFGLRHPELKDKIRKYLLDLKVEL from the coding sequence ATGAAAATTCGTAAAGCAATTATCCCTGCTGCGGGACTTGGTACAAGGGTTTTACCTGCTACAAAAGCACAACCAAAAGAAATGCTTAGTATAGTAGATAAACCAGCATTACAATATTTAGTTGAAGAATTAATTGAAAGTGGTATACAAGAGATTCTAATTATTACTGGTAGAAATAAACAATCTATTGAAAATCATTTTGATTATTCTTATGAATTAGAAGCAATACTTAAAGAAAAAGGAAAAGAAAAGCTATTTAATGAAGTACAAAATATATCTAAAATGGTAAATATGTACTACGTAAGACAAAAGTTACCTCTTGGTTTAGGTCACGCTATTTCGTGTGCTGAATCTTTTGTTGCAAATGAACCATTTTTAATATTATTAGGAGATGATATAATTTATACAAATAAAGAAAAAGGAGAAATTCCTGTTTCTAAACAATTAATTAATGTATATGAAAAAAATGGTGGTGGAAGTATAATAGGTGTACAGAAAGTACCAAAAAAAGATTTAAATAAATATGGAATTATTAAACAAGGGAAAAAAATTGATGAAAATACTTATGAAATAGACGATTTTGTTGAAAAACCTTGTATCGAAAATGCTCCTAGTCAATATGCTGCATTAGGAAGATATATATTAGAACCAGAAATATTCAAATATTTAAAAGAAGAGGCACCTGTTGATTATGAAATACAATTAACACCAGCTATATTGAAAATGGCTAAAAACAAGGATTCAAAATTGTATTCTTATGAATTTGAAGGTTTAAGATACGATACCGGTGATAAATTTGGTATGTTTAAGGCTAATGTAGAATTTGGTTTAAGACATCCAGAATTGAAAGATAAAATAAGAAAATATTTATTAGACTTAAAGGTAGAATTATGA
- a CDS encoding bifunctional ADP-dependent NAD(P)H-hydrate dehydratase/NAD(P)H-hydrate epimerase, which translates to MKIVGDSITTQKIDEYIEKEYKVSKDILMENVVFKLYENIDINFESYLIVAGFGNNGGDGYALARMLHANNKDVIIFKIDNDYISNECKLNYERCLALGIRIIDNIDKLDFYLQKTEVVVDAIFGIGLNKELPKNIKDIVYKINKYKYLSQYKVYSIDIPTGLDSKYGNTYGACIEADITLSIMTYKNGFLNYSSRINTGEIKVIKDIILPNKDLKRFSNIFIIEKNDIKSIEIKRREEDNKTTYGKTFIVAGSKKYFGAAKLAAKSCVKCGSGYTYLLSDFEGIEKVVESVPEVIYERDINNLDKATTIAIGPGMEFNEYIYNIIEEYKDNKNLVIDAGALSNKINFNNHNNVIITPHTGEFSRISNTEIDLIKKDPIEVIQNYSRNNKVTVLLKGKNTYISDGVDVYIIDTGNPYMANAGMGDVLTGMISSLNAQGYTLKESAIIGTYLHGYIADELSKKQYIINPTDIIDNIGKYMKELFI; encoded by the coding sequence ATGAAAATTGTTGGAGATAGTATTACTACACAAAAAATTGATGAATATATTGAAAAAGAATATAAAGTAAGTAAAGACATTTTGATGGAAAATGTAGTTTTTAAACTATATGAAAATATTGATATAAATTTTGAAAGTTATTTAATTGTAGCAGGTTTTGGTAACAATGGTGGAGATGGTTATGCACTTGCAAGAATGTTACACGCAAATAATAAAGATGTAATAATATTTAAGATTGATAACGATTATATTAGCAATGAATGTAAACTTAATTATGAAAGATGTCTTGCTTTAGGAATAAGAATTATAGATAATATTGATAAATTAGATTTTTATTTACAGAAAACCGAAGTAGTTGTAGATGCAATTTTTGGTATAGGTTTAAATAAGGAATTACCTAAAAATATCAAAGATATTGTGTATAAAATAAACAAATATAAATATTTATCGCAATATAAAGTATATAGTATAGATATACCCACAGGATTAGATTCGAAATATGGAAATACTTATGGAGCGTGTATAGAAGCAGATATAACATTAAGTATAATGACATATAAAAATGGTTTTTTAAACTATAGTTCACGTATTAATACTGGTGAAATAAAAGTAATTAAGGATATTATACTACCAAATAAAGATCTAAAAAGATTTTCAAACATATTTATTATTGAAAAAAATGACATAAAAAGTATAGAAATAAAAAGAAGAGAAGAGGATAATAAAACAACATACGGGAAAACATTTATTGTTGCAGGTTCTAAAAAATATTTTGGTGCTGCAAAATTAGCAGCTAAATCATGTGTTAAATGTGGTAGTGGTTATACATATTTATTATCGGACTTTGAAGGAATAGAAAAAGTTGTTGAGAGTGTACCAGAAGTGATTTATGAAAGAGACATAAATAATTTAGATAAAGCAACAACAATAGCAATAGGTCCAGGAATGGAATTTAATGAATATATCTATAATATAATTGAAGAATATAAAGATAATAAAAATTTAGTTATAGATGCAGGAGCATTAAGCAATAAAATAAACTTTAATAACCATAATAACGTAATAATTACACCACATACAGGGGAATTTTCAAGAATAAGCAATACAGAAATAGATTTAATAAAAAAAGATCCAATAGAAGTAATACAAAATTATAGTAGAAATAATAAAGTAACTGTACTATTAAAAGGAAAGAATACATACATAAGTGATGGAGTAGATGTATATATAATTGATACAGGAAATCCTTACATGGCAAATGCAGGAATGGGAGATGTTTTAACAGGTATGATATCATCTCTAAATGCACAAGGTTATACACTAAAAGAATCTGCAATAATAGGAACGTACCTTCACGGATATATTGCAGATGAATTATCTAAAAAACAATATATAATAAATCCAACAGATATTATTGATAATATTGGGAAATATATGAAAGAATTATTTATATAA
- the truB gene encoding tRNA pseudouridine(55) synthase TruB — translation MEDYIIILNKPKNITSFSYIQKYRKELGIKKVGHAGTLDPMAEGLMIVMANNATKFSDYLMKHSKTYYVEMELGYETSTFDLEGEITNKVINDFDIDINTLNQVLSNYKGEIIQIPPMFSAIKKNGVKLYNLARKGIEIEIEGRKVIISDIYDVNINGKIISFRTDVSSGTYIRSLVRDIGRDLKTYATMTKLVREKIDDFTFDDVNKKIDVENIFKYEKINVDQILYKHLYNGMTKIIELKDKNIVDKYLKVYFDKKFIGIVEIIKKIGYTYYIKRSKYFKELR, via the coding sequence ATGGAAGATTATATAATAATACTAAACAAACCTAAAAATATTACATCATTTTCATATATACAAAAGTATAGAAAAGAATTAGGGATTAAAAAAGTTGGACATGCAGGAACTTTAGATCCTATGGCCGAAGGATTAATGATAGTTATGGCAAATAATGCAACTAAATTTTCAGATTACTTAATGAAACATTCTAAAACATATTATGTAGAAATGGAGCTAGGTTATGAAACTAGTACTTTTGATCTTGAAGGTGAAATAACAAATAAAGTTATAAATGATTTTGATATAGACATTAATACACTAAATCAAGTATTATCTAACTATAAAGGAGAAATTATTCAGATACCACCTATGTTTTCAGCAATAAAAAAAAATGGTGTAAAATTATATAATTTAGCTAGAAAAGGTATAGAAATAGAAATAGAAGGTAGAAAAGTTATTATATCTGATATATACGATGTTAATATAAACGGTAAAATAATTTCATTTAGAACTGATGTAAGTAGCGGAACATATATTAGATCATTAGTTAGAGATATAGGACGTGATTTAAAAACTTATGCTACTATGACTAAATTAGTTAGAGAAAAAATAGATGATTTTACATTTGATGATGTAAATAAAAAAATAGATGTAGAAAATATATTCAAATACGAAAAAATTAATGTAGATCAAATTTTATATAAACATCTATATAATGGTATGACAAAAATTATAGAATTAAAGGATAAGAATATTGTAGATAAATATTTAAAGGTATATTTTGATAAAAAATTTATTGGAATAGTAGAAATTATAAAAAAAATAGGCTATACTTATTATATAAAAAGGAGTAAATACTTTAAGGAGTTGAGATAA